Proteins co-encoded in one Nonlabens agnitus genomic window:
- a CDS encoding S8 family peptidase, whose translation MNKNFFKYTFLAVVAASTLAGCGGSSLNIASPPIENIDQRPLKVGELSEAEAKNWKDLDLAMDTVPGMSVDRAYNELLTTTVNGKTVVRKGEPVIVAIIDSGVDIEHEDLDGVIWTNEDEIPGNGIDDDKNGYVDDIHGWNFLGDIVDENLEYERIVRDKAKLPADIVAKAQAEYDEKVAEASQTKMVYEQILQQINQVDATLEKFSGKDDYTNEDIEKAAKSDDPQVQQAAATLKAYMAQGLESADQAKEELTKLINSATSLMNGDKLKTNYRRDILGDDPYVWDTGVYGNNEYSGPDPKKADAFHGTHVAGIVAAERNNGLGVNGVANNAQIMVLRAVSQADEYDKDVAKAIRYAADNGAKVINTSFGKYHSPNPEWVWDAIKYAASKDVLIVNAAGNESIDTDFTQVYPQDQEGTGANISDNFLTVGALAPTYGPKMVANFSNYGRSSVDIFAPGVAIYSTAPLNEYRNADGTSMASPAVAGVAAVIRSQFPKLTAAQTKQVILDSGLTTSIDVVLGDESKKGFDEITVSGKMANLYNALVLASKMK comes from the coding sequence ATGAATAAAAACTTTTTTAAATACACTTTTCTTGCTGTAGTAGCAGCTAGTACACTTGCTGGTTGTGGAGGTAGCAGCTTGAACATTGCTTCACCACCTATTGAAAATATAGATCAACGACCACTAAAAGTTGGAGAGCTTTCTGAAGCTGAGGCAAAAAACTGGAAGGATCTGGATCTTGCCATGGACACTGTTCCTGGAATGTCTGTCGATAGAGCTTATAATGAACTATTGACTACTACCGTAAACGGTAAAACAGTCGTGCGTAAAGGTGAGCCTGTTATTGTAGCCATTATTGACTCTGGTGTAGACATTGAGCATGAAGATCTGGATGGTGTTATCTGGACTAATGAGGATGAAATCCCTGGAAACGGCATTGACGATGACAAGAATGGTTATGTGGATGACATTCACGGCTGGAATTTTTTGGGAGACATCGTGGATGAAAACCTTGAGTACGAGAGAATCGTAAGAGACAAGGCAAAATTACCTGCAGACATCGTTGCAAAAGCTCAAGCTGAATACGATGAGAAAGTTGCCGAGGCTAGCCAGACCAAAATGGTTTATGAGCAAATCCTACAGCAAATCAATCAGGTTGATGCAACGCTTGAGAAATTCTCTGGCAAGGATGACTACACCAACGAGGATATTGAAAAGGCTGCCAAATCTGATGATCCTCAAGTGCAGCAGGCAGCTGCTACCTTGAAAGCCTATATGGCGCAAGGACTAGAATCTGCAGACCAAGCTAAAGAAGAGTTGACCAAATTGATCAACAGCGCTACAAGTCTTATGAACGGCGATAAGCTTAAAACCAATTATCGTAGAGATATATTAGGTGATGATCCTTACGTTTGGGATACGGGTGTTTATGGTAACAATGAATATTCTGGACCAGATCCTAAAAAAGCCGATGCTTTTCATGGGACTCACGTTGCAGGTATTGTTGCGGCAGAGCGTAATAATGGTTTAGGCGTTAATGGCGTCGCCAACAATGCGCAGATTATGGTATTGAGAGCCGTGTCTCAAGCAGATGAGTACGACAAGGATGTTGCAAAAGCAATACGCTATGCAGCAGACAATGGCGCTAAAGTCATTAATACAAGCTTTGGAAAGTATCATTCTCCTAATCCAGAATGGGTATGGGATGCGATAAAATATGCCGCAAGCAAGGATGTGCTTATTGTAAATGCAGCTGGAAACGAGTCTATAGATACTGATTTCACCCAAGTGTATCCACAAGACCAAGAAGGAACAGGAGCCAACATTTCTGATAACTTCTTGACCGTTGGCGCACTTGCACCTACTTACGGTCCAAAGATGGTAGCTAATTTCTCCAATTATGGAAGATCTTCTGTTGACATCTTCGCTCCAGGAGTCGCTATATATTCTACGGCACCATTAAATGAGTACAGAAATGCTGATGGTACTAGTATGGCCTCACCAGCAGTAGCAGGAGTGGCAGCGGTGATAAGATCTCAGTTCCCAAAATTAACAGCGGCACAGACTAAGCAAGTCATTTTGGACAGCGGTTTGACAACCAGTATTGATGTAGTCTTAGGTGATGAGAGCAAAAAAGGCTT
- a CDS encoding MBL fold metallo-hydrolase, with protein MNIYPVEAGNFKLDGGAMFGVVPKSLWSRTNPADSNNMIDMAARCLLIENGDRLTLLDTGMGNKQSEKFFGYYYMDHKYDLDSSLNKLGFSRDDITDVFLTHLHFDHSGGAIVYNKEKKIYEPAFAKAKFHTNHNHWKWATEPNEREKASFLKENILPIKESGQLHFIDQTSEFQEREEMDFGILFVDGHTEKMMIPHLEVDGKTFVYMADLLPTAGHIPLPYVMGYDTRPLLTLDEKAKFLDRAATHNYYLILEHDPFHEIITVKHTDKGVRLDKVFTFKELFDN; from the coding sequence ATGAATATCTATCCTGTAGAAGCTGGAAATTTTAAATTGGATGGCGGTGCTATGTTTGGCGTGGTGCCTAAGTCATTATGGTCTCGCACTAACCCGGCAGACTCCAACAACATGATCGATATGGCGGCGCGCTGCTTGTTGATTGAGAATGGCGACAGACTCACGCTGCTGGATACAGGAATGGGAAATAAACAGTCTGAAAAGTTCTTCGGCTACTATTACATGGATCATAAATATGATCTGGATAGCTCCCTCAACAAATTAGGTTTTTCCAGGGATGATATTACAGACGTGTTCCTTACCCATCTGCATTTTGATCATTCTGGTGGTGCAATAGTTTATAATAAGGAAAAGAAGATTTATGAGCCCGCTTTCGCGAAAGCGAAATTCCACACCAACCACAACCACTGGAAATGGGCTACAGAACCTAACGAAAGAGAAAAAGCAAGTTTCCTTAAAGAAAATATTCTACCCATTAAAGAAAGTGGCCAGCTCCATTTTATAGATCAAACCTCAGAATTTCAAGAGCGTGAAGAGATGGATTTTGGCATTTTGTTTGTGGATGGTCACACTGAAAAGATGATGATCCCACACCTGGAAGTTGACGGTAAAACCTTCGTTTATATGGCAGACCTTTTACCTACTGCAGGTCATATTCCTTTACCATACGTAATGGGCTATGATACTAGACCATTGTTAACTCTTGATGAAAAGGCAAAATTTCTGGACAGGGCAGCTACACATAACTACTATTTGATCCTGGAACACGATCCTTTTCATGAAATCATCACTGTAAAACATACTGATAAAGGTGTGCGACTGGATAAAGTCTTTACCTTCAAAGAATTATTTGACAATTAA
- a CDS encoding cation:proton antiporter yields the protein MLELSGIIILGILAQWTAWRFKIPAILPLIIIGLLVGPLATLFTAEHTKLIQPVFDLESELGLFPGDSLYYFVSLAISIILFEGGLTLKRAEILNTGPVIGKLISVAVIITFLGAGVATHFIFGLSWEISLLFSALIIVTGPTVITPILRNIPLKKDISSILKWEGILIDPIGALFAVLVFEFISANAGGEFTVVALQEFGKIVLFGFSFGFSFAHGLAFIIKAKQVPHYLLNVFTLATVLGVFVLSDSFAHESGLLAVVVMGMVLGNINLPNIKELLYFKESLSVLLISILFILLAANIDMANLELLYNWRTALLFGVVVLVIRPLGVFASSINSGLNLNEKLFISWVGPRGIVAAGIASLFGSKLVSQGIPGAEYITPLVFMIVLGTVLLNATTARLFAKIVGVFLKQSEGIMIVGASKFSRLIAQYLKEHGRSVVLIDTNNNNIRAAKERGLDAQVADIYSDALTDDIEFNNIGYLLALTGNSQINDYAIERFGKLYGENGAFRLVHSSEISNPNENPDAGLFSATDDYVNLMEVARHYGDIHEIELHSTEHFRGLIEITKTDTDIVPLFIRTGKKIDLIPSNSLEIEIEEGSLLVYMGKQIVEQASGEVTMENVEE from the coding sequence ATGTTAGAACTTTCTGGAATCATCATATTGGGAATACTGGCGCAATGGACCGCCTGGAGGTTCAAAATTCCTGCCATTTTACCATTGATCATCATAGGACTTTTAGTGGGTCCACTTGCGACACTTTTTACCGCAGAACATACCAAGCTTATCCAACCTGTTTTTGACCTAGAGTCTGAGTTGGGGCTTTTCCCTGGAGATAGCCTGTATTACTTTGTTTCTCTGGCGATTAGCATCATCCTTTTTGAAGGTGGATTGACTCTTAAACGCGCCGAGATCTTAAACACCGGACCTGTGATAGGTAAATTGATTTCTGTTGCGGTGATCATCACATTTTTAGGTGCTGGTGTGGCGACTCATTTCATTTTTGGATTGTCCTGGGAGATTTCCTTGCTGTTTAGTGCACTTATCATTGTGACTGGTCCAACGGTAATCACGCCTATCTTGCGTAACATACCGCTCAAAAAGGACATAAGTTCCATTCTTAAATGGGAAGGAATATTGATAGACCCAATTGGGGCGCTTTTTGCCGTTTTGGTTTTTGAATTTATTAGTGCAAATGCTGGAGGCGAGTTTACCGTGGTCGCGCTTCAAGAGTTTGGTAAAATTGTATTGTTTGGATTCTCCTTTGGCTTCTCATTTGCTCATGGTCTTGCTTTTATCATAAAAGCAAAGCAAGTACCTCACTACCTTTTAAATGTTTTTACACTGGCAACGGTTCTGGGTGTTTTTGTTTTGAGCGACTCTTTTGCTCATGAGTCTGGACTTCTTGCGGTTGTAGTTATGGGAATGGTGTTAGGTAACATCAATTTACCTAATATTAAAGAGTTGCTTTACTTCAAAGAGTCGCTTAGTGTCCTTCTTATCTCTATTCTATTTATTCTGCTTGCGGCCAATATTGACATGGCAAACCTAGAATTACTTTATAATTGGAGAACTGCACTGTTATTTGGTGTGGTCGTATTGGTCATCAGGCCGTTGGGAGTTTTTGCGAGTAGCATCAATAGTGGGCTCAACCTGAATGAGAAGCTGTTCATTTCTTGGGTAGGGCCGCGTGGTATCGTTGCCGCTGGTATCGCTTCACTATTTGGGTCCAAGCTGGTGAGCCAAGGTATTCCTGGAGCAGAGTACATCACGCCATTAGTGTTCATGATCGTTCTAGGAACCGTTCTTTTAAATGCAACTACAGCCAGATTATTTGCCAAAATCGTAGGCGTATTCCTCAAGCAATCTGAAGGTATCATGATCGTGGGCGCCTCTAAATTCTCAAGGCTTATCGCCCAATATCTTAAAGAACATGGTAGAAGTGTCGTTCTAATAGATACCAACAACAATAACATACGCGCCGCAAAAGAAAGAGGCCTTGATGCCCAGGTTGCGGATATCTACAGCGATGCCTTGACGGACGATATTGAATTCAACAATATAGGATACCTGCTGGCGCTTACCGGTAACTCGCAAATCAATGATTATGCGATAGAGAGATTTGGTAAACTATATGGAGAAAATGGCGCCTTCAGATTGGTGCACTCCAGTGAAATAAGCAATCCCAATGAGAATCCAGATGCTGGATTATTTTCTGCTACAGACGATTATGTTAACCTGATGGAAGTTGCCCGTCATTACGGCGATATCCATGAGATCGAACTTCATAGCACAGAGCATTTTCGTGGGTTGATTGAGATCACTAAAACCGATACCGACATCGTTCCTCTATTTATCAGGACCGGCAAAAAGATCGATTTGATTCCTTCTAATTCTTTGGAAATTGAGATTGAAGAAGGTAGCCTACTCGTTTACATGGGTAAACAAATTGTAGAACAAGCCAGTGGAGAGGTGACCATGGAAAATGTGGAAGAATAA
- the lepA gene encoding translation elongation factor 4, giving the protein MKNIRNFCIIAHIDHGKSTLADRLLDATQTVTARESKAQLLDNMDLERERGITIKSHAIQMDYIAPDGEKYILNLIDTPGHVDFSYEVSRSIAACEGALLIVDAAQSIQAQTISNLYLALENDLEIIPVLNKVDLPSANVEEVTDDIVDLLGCDPSEVIPASAKTGQGIQDILDAIIERVPAPKGNVDEPLQALVFDSQYNQFRGVETIFRVINGSIKKGQHIKFVATGESYYADEIGTLKLNQVPKQEIKAGDVGYLITGIKEAKEVKVGDTITDHEHPTTNPIGGFEDVKPMVFAGIYPVDTEDYEDLRSSMEKLQLNDASLVFQAESSAALGFGFRCGFLGMLHLEIIQERLEREFDMTVITTVPNVSYFAYTNKEPDVPLIVNNPSDLPEPSTLNRVEEPYIKATIITKSDFVGNVMSLCIEKRGIVTNQTYLTTERVELTFDMPLAEIVFDFYDRLKTVSKGYASFDYAPIGMRASKLVRVDILLNAQTVDALSALIHFDNAYTIGKKMVEKLKELIPRQQFDIPVQAAIGAKIIARETIKALRKDVTAKCYGGDISRKRKLLEKQKKGKKRMRQVGNVEIPQQAFMAVLKLND; this is encoded by the coding sequence ATGAAAAACATACGCAACTTTTGTATTATCGCCCATATTGACCACGGTAAAAGCACGTTGGCAGATCGCCTGCTGGATGCCACCCAAACAGTTACCGCACGAGAGTCAAAGGCGCAGTTGCTTGATAATATGGATCTGGAACGTGAGCGTGGTATCACTATCAAATCCCATGCGATCCAGATGGACTATATCGCACCTGACGGCGAGAAGTATATCCTAAACTTGATTGACACGCCTGGACACGTGGATTTCTCCTATGAGGTTTCCCGTTCCATTGCGGCTTGTGAAGGCGCCCTTTTAATCGTGGACGCGGCACAAAGCATACAGGCACAAACGATTTCCAACCTTTACCTAGCGCTGGAGAATGATCTAGAAATCATTCCAGTCTTAAACAAAGTGGATCTTCCATCTGCTAACGTAGAGGAAGTTACAGATGATATCGTGGACCTATTGGGTTGCGACCCTAGCGAGGTGATTCCCGCAAGTGCCAAAACCGGCCAAGGAATCCAAGATATATTAGATGCGATTATTGAACGCGTTCCCGCACCTAAAGGTAATGTGGATGAGCCTTTACAGGCTCTAGTTTTTGATTCACAGTACAACCAGTTTAGAGGTGTTGAGACCATCTTTAGAGTTATCAACGGCTCGATCAAAAAAGGTCAACACATCAAGTTTGTGGCAACGGGCGAGAGCTATTATGCAGACGAGATAGGAACCTTGAAACTAAATCAAGTTCCCAAGCAAGAAATTAAAGCGGGTGATGTAGGATACCTGATTACCGGTATCAAAGAAGCCAAGGAAGTTAAAGTAGGTGACACGATCACAGACCATGAACACCCAACTACAAACCCCATCGGCGGATTTGAAGATGTAAAGCCTATGGTTTTTGCAGGAATCTATCCAGTGGATACTGAGGACTATGAAGACCTGCGGTCCAGTATGGAAAAGTTGCAGCTAAATGATGCTTCATTAGTATTTCAAGCAGAAAGTAGTGCGGCGCTGGGATTTGGTTTTAGATGTGGATTCCTGGGAATGCTGCACCTTGAAATCATTCAGGAACGACTGGAGCGTGAGTTTGATATGACCGTGATCACCACGGTACCTAACGTTTCCTATTTTGCGTACACTAACAAGGAGCCTGACGTGCCACTTATCGTCAACAACCCGTCAGACCTTCCAGAACCGTCCACACTCAATAGGGTAGAAGAACCATACATCAAAGCCACGATCATTACAAAATCTGACTTTGTTGGTAACGTGATGTCCTTGTGTATCGAGAAACGAGGAATCGTGACCAATCAGACCTATCTAACTACAGAGCGTGTAGAGTTGACATTTGACATGCCACTTGCTGAGATCGTCTTTGACTTCTACGATCGTTTGAAAACCGTTTCGAAAGGTTACGCATCTTTTGATTACGCACCTATAGGTATGCGCGCTTCAAAACTGGTAAGAGTAGATATTTTATTGAATGCCCAAACGGTCGATGCCTTAAGCGCCTTAATCCACTTTGACAATGCCTATACCATAGGTAAGAAAATGGTGGAAAAACTCAAGGAACTCATACCGCGCCAGCAATTTGATATTCCAGTACAGGCGGCCATTGGAGCAAAGATCATCGCTCGTGAAACCATCAAAGCCCTGCGTAAAGACGTAACCGCAAAATGTTATGGTGGTGATATCTCGCGTAAACGTAAACTTCTTGAAAAGCAAAAGAAAGGTAAAAAGCGCATGCGCCAGGTAGGAAATGTGGAAATCCCACAACAGGCGTTTATGGCGGTTCTTAAATTGAACGATTAA
- a CDS encoding outer membrane beta-barrel protein → MKIITLMVLLVSLQITAQHSIQGNLIDEQNQPVAYANALLFKMPDSTYYKGTTTDDNGRFKMENIATGDYTFAASYIGYVTLSRKLTINNTTNLNDLLLSTATESLDGVTVTARRPTIEKRPDRLIFNVVNTSLSTSNAANILKNTPGVFEMNGSYMVQNATAVIYINDRRVYITQDELNDFLRSQSGDNIKSVEVITNPSANYDAEGVAVININTSKGVSLGYKGSINGSYSIDELAKYQIGTSQFYKNNWVNIYANYSYNPRKDLKLDEAQVGFFNPDGSRSSRWFTDFEKVTESDAHNLNTAIDFTLDDSNDISISANYSANNNQDVRTDVETFILPSGSMSFDGFDTNSDLAIDRTTGFVNAAWNNSFNQGAGRFSLEGNYIFTDRDKTQDLLSNFFDQNGATTSTNSFFTDAAQTIDIAVAKADYENTIGNYLLKAGAKFSDVSSTSQLDFFDTDTGSRQFNAALSDRFIYDENIYAAYFQVDRDWDRWAMALGLRAEQTDVEGDSRSLGQVNTQEYFELFPNLSVTNQVSDNHSLTLSYRRSIERPRYESLNPFTYFINDNNVNTGNPNLRPSFTNRLDLNWTIKNQYSFDLYYVNTKGALAILPFQDNQTNVLNSQNVNMEYERQYSFDFSTYKYLTQSIFVQLQTSLYHQENEFRALKSEKELQKLNITGFYFSAFSRITLSKDRTLSLDVNTSYLSNYLAGSYELKDRLETKIGFYKSLWNNRAFVTLDYSDIFLSQNQPLRSRYQNQDNEFLAIPETNLITIGFTYKFGNFRLSNRDVSTPDDQERTNAKGVGF, encoded by the coding sequence ATGAAAATTATTACGCTTATGGTGCTGCTCGTGAGCCTTCAAATCACAGCTCAACATTCCATACAAGGAAACCTAATAGATGAACAGAACCAGCCGGTAGCCTATGCCAATGCACTGTTGTTCAAAATGCCTGACAGCACTTATTACAAAGGCACTACTACAGATGATAATGGTCGGTTTAAGATGGAAAACATTGCAACGGGCGACTATACTTTTGCAGCGAGTTATATAGGATATGTAACGCTTTCGCGAAAGCTGACCATCAACAACACCACGAACTTAAACGATCTCCTTCTTTCCACTGCAACAGAATCGCTAGACGGCGTCACCGTCACCGCAAGGCGTCCCACGATTGAAAAACGTCCCGACCGATTGATTTTCAACGTAGTAAACACCTCGCTAAGCACCAGTAATGCCGCAAATATTTTGAAGAACACACCTGGTGTTTTTGAAATGAACGGTTCCTACATGGTACAAAACGCTACGGCAGTAATCTACATAAATGACAGACGCGTGTACATTACACAAGACGAGCTCAACGATTTTTTAAGAAGTCAGAGCGGTGATAATATCAAGAGCGTCGAGGTCATCACAAACCCGTCAGCCAATTATGATGCAGAAGGTGTTGCCGTGATCAACATCAACACCAGTAAAGGCGTGTCTCTAGGTTACAAAGGTTCCATAAACGGTAGTTATTCTATTGATGAACTTGCCAAGTATCAGATTGGAACTTCACAATTCTACAAGAACAACTGGGTAAATATCTATGCCAACTACAGTTACAATCCACGTAAAGACTTAAAACTGGACGAGGCTCAAGTAGGCTTTTTCAATCCTGACGGCTCTCGCAGCTCGCGATGGTTTACAGATTTTGAAAAGGTGACAGAAAGTGATGCGCACAACCTCAACACGGCCATCGATTTTACACTTGACGACAGCAACGACATCAGCATTTCCGCAAATTACAGTGCCAACAATAATCAAGACGTAAGAACAGATGTGGAAACCTTCATTTTGCCCAGCGGCTCCATGAGTTTTGATGGTTTTGACACCAACAGCGACCTGGCTATTGACCGTACCACAGGTTTTGTAAACGCAGCCTGGAACAACTCTTTTAATCAAGGTGCTGGTCGTTTCTCTCTTGAAGGAAACTACATTTTTACAGATCGTGACAAAACACAAGATTTATTGAGTAATTTTTTCGATCAAAACGGTGCCACTACTTCTACCAACAGTTTCTTTACAGATGCTGCCCAGACTATTGATATCGCTGTCGCGAAAGCAGACTACGAAAACACCATCGGGAATTACCTGCTTAAGGCTGGTGCCAAATTCTCTGATGTAAGCTCTACCAGCCAACTAGACTTTTTTGATACAGATACGGGCTCACGCCAGTTCAACGCCGCTCTTTCAGATCGTTTTATATATGACGAAAATATCTATGCCGCCTATTTCCAGGTAGATCGCGATTGGGATAGATGGGCCATGGCGCTAGGCCTACGCGCAGAACAAACAGATGTAGAAGGCGACAGTCGCTCTTTGGGTCAGGTCAATACGCAGGAATATTTTGAGCTATTCCCTAACCTTTCTGTGACGAACCAAGTAAGCGACAACCACTCCTTAACCTTGAGTTATAGACGCTCTATCGAGCGACCGCGATATGAGAGTTTGAATCCGTTCACGTATTTTATAAATGATAATAATGTGAACACAGGAAATCCTAACCTGCGACCTTCTTTCACAAACCGTTTGGACCTTAACTGGACGATTAAAAATCAATATTCCTTTGATTTATATTATGTCAATACTAAGGGTGCTTTAGCCATATTACCTTTTCAGGATAACCAAACTAACGTCCTGAATTCACAAAATGTCAATATGGAATACGAACGTCAGTATAGTTTTGACTTTTCTACTTATAAATATCTTACTCAATCCATTTTTGTACAGCTTCAAACAAGCCTCTATCATCAAGAAAATGAATTTAGAGCGTTGAAGTCTGAAAAGGAACTACAAAAACTGAATATTACTGGTTTTTATTTTAGCGCATTTAGTAGAATCACTCTTTCAAAGGATCGAACCTTAAGTCTAGATGTGAACACCAGTTATCTGTCAAACTATCTCGCTGGATCGTACGAACTTAAAGATAGGTTAGAAACAAAGATTGGCTTTTACAAAAGCCTATGGAATAATCGCGCTTTCGTAACATTAGATTATAGTGACATCTTCTTAAGTCAAAATCAGCCGCTCAGGTCCAGATATCAAAATCAGGATAATGAATTCCTCGCCATACCAGAAACAAATCTGATTACAATAGGGTTCACTTATAAATTTGGGAACTTTAGACTGAGTAATCGTGATGTATCAACTCCAGATGACCAAGAGCGGACCAATGCTAAAGGTGTCGGATTTTAG
- the dusB gene encoding tRNA dihydrouridine synthase DusB codes for MVKIGDIQLPDFPLLLAPMEDVSDPPFRTLCKENGADVVFTEFISSEGLIRDAAKSTMKLDIYETERPVGIQIFGANMESMLQSVEIVERTKPDMIDINFGCPVKKVVSKGAGAGILKDIDLMVQLSAAMVKHTNLPITVKTRLGWDHDSIKIVEVAERLQDVGIKAISIHGRTRAQMYKGDADWKPIAEVKNNPRMHIPVFGNGDVNTPERAVEMRDEYGLDGAMIGRASIGYPWFFREVKHFFKTGEHLDPPTMQERVEVARRHLEMAIAWKGEKLGVFETRRHYTNYFKGIPNFKEHRMKMVTSDDSASVFAAFEEVLQEFGDYSFA; via the coding sequence ATGGTTAAGATAGGCGACATTCAATTACCAGATTTCCCATTACTTCTCGCACCTATGGAAGATGTGAGTGATCCACCATTCCGTACGTTGTGTAAGGAAAATGGTGCAGATGTCGTTTTTACAGAGTTCATTTCTAGCGAAGGCCTCATAAGAGACGCCGCAAAAAGCACCATGAAACTGGACATTTATGAAACGGAGCGACCTGTTGGTATCCAGATTTTTGGCGCCAATATGGAATCCATGCTACAGTCTGTAGAGATCGTGGAGCGCACCAAGCCAGACATGATTGACATCAACTTTGGTTGTCCCGTGAAAAAGGTAGTTTCTAAAGGTGCCGGCGCAGGAATTCTAAAAGACATTGACCTGATGGTGCAACTTTCTGCCGCCATGGTCAAGCACACCAATTTGCCTATTACCGTAAAAACACGATTGGGTTGGGATCACGACTCCATCAAGATCGTTGAAGTAGCAGAGCGTTTGCAAGATGTAGGTATCAAGGCCATTAGTATTCACGGTCGCACGCGAGCCCAGATGTACAAAGGCGATGCCGACTGGAAACCTATTGCAGAAGTTAAGAACAATCCACGGATGCATATTCCGGTTTTTGGGAATGGCGATGTCAACACACCAGAGCGTGCTGTAGAAATGCGTGATGAATATGGACTTGACGGCGCTATGATAGGTCGGGCCAGTATAGGTTATCCATGGTTTTTTAGAGAAGTCAAGCACTTTTTCAAGACCGGCGAGCACTTGGATCCACCTACCATGCAAGAACGTGTGGAGGTAGCGAGACGCCACCTGGAAATGGCTATTGCCTGGAAAGGAGAAAAACTAGGCGTTTTTGAAACCCGTCGTCACTATACTAATTATTTCAAAGGGATTCCCAACTTCAAAGAACACCGCATGAAAATGGTCACTAGCGATGATAGTGCATCAGTTTTTGCCGCTTTTGAAGAAGTGTTGCAGGAATTTGGTGATTATAGCTTTGCTTAA
- a CDS encoding ABC transporter permease has product MNFSFYIARRYLISKNGKNAINIINILSFIITIVGTTALFIVLSGFSGLKEFSTSFSGYFDPDLQVTAVQGKTLNVPLSRKRALENITGIQVLSEVIEEKAFLSYSEKNDIAYIKGVPDNYDQIVSPDSILIYGSWLTDNDPQVVMGAGIADDLSISVNDYSTFMQIMVPRPGTNAINAMNLSRSFSTLDAIATGQFSVNEDLDNKYIFMRLSAARTLLSYSDSTVTALEIKLTDPDMEDEVREEITALFDVDLEIKNKLQLNGALYKMLNSENLAVYLIFTLVLIIALFNVVGSIIMMILDKKKNLKTLADLGAEVGQLRLIFFLQGTLMTLSGGIIGLLIGIGFVYGQIHYNWIYIAPGIPYPFAMELLNVLVSLLTIAVLGIIASYVGSRRINDRLLSQAKL; this is encoded by the coding sequence GTGAACTTTTCGTTTTACATAGCGCGACGTTACCTGATTTCCAAGAATGGCAAGAATGCCATCAACATCATCAATATCCTCAGCTTTATTATCACAATCGTTGGGACCACGGCATTGTTTATTGTGCTTTCTGGTTTTAGCGGGTTGAAGGAGTTTAGCACCAGTTTTAGCGGTTATTTTGATCCAGACCTTCAGGTCACGGCGGTGCAGGGAAAAACGTTGAATGTTCCGCTTTCGCGAAAGCGTGCTCTCGAAAACATCACTGGTATCCAAGTGCTCTCTGAAGTCATTGAAGAAAAGGCCTTTTTAAGCTATTCTGAAAAAAATGACATTGCCTATATAAAAGGCGTGCCAGACAATTATGACCAGATCGTGTCGCCAGATTCCATTCTAATTTACGGTAGCTGGCTTACTGACAATGATCCCCAAGTGGTCATGGGTGCAGGAATTGCAGACGACCTTTCTATATCTGTCAACGATTATTCAACCTTTATGCAAATCATGGTGCCGCGACCAGGTACCAATGCGATCAATGCGATGAATTTAAGCCGTTCTTTTAGCACGCTGGATGCGATTGCCACGGGACAATTTAGCGTTAATGAAGATCTAGACAACAAGTATATTTTCATGCGGCTGAGTGCTGCTCGAACGTTGCTTAGTTATAGTGACTCCACGGTCACGGCGCTTGAAATCAAGCTTACCGATCCTGACATGGAAGATGAGGTGCGTGAAGAGATCACTGCTCTTTTTGATGTGGATCTTGAAATCAAAAACAAGCTGCAGCTTAACGGTGCGCTCTACAAGATGTTGAACAGTGAGAATCTGGCGGTGTATTTGATTTTTACACTGGTGTTAATCATTGCTCTTTTTAATGTGGTAGGTTCTATCATCATGATGATTTTAGACAAGAAGAAAAACCTCAAAACCCTGGCAGATCTAGGCGCTGAGGTAGGTCAACTACGCCTTATATTCTTTTTACAGGGAACCCTAATGACGCTCTCTGGCGGCATCATCGGTTTGTTGATAGGTATAGGGTTTGTATATGGCCAGATCCATTATAACTGGATCTACATTGCTCCAGGTATACCTTATCCTTTTGCGATGGAGCTTTTGAATGTCTTGGTTTCTTTATTGACGATTGCCGTACTGGGAATTATAGCCAGTTATGTAGGTAGCCGCAGGATCAACGACCGGTTGCTTTCTCAAGCGAAGTTGTAA